A portion of the Streptomyces platensis genome contains these proteins:
- a CDS encoding serine/threonine-protein kinase gives MSDLGRLVAGRYRLVERVGRGGMGTVWRAEDELLGRPVAVKKLLVPPHLNDDEIETLYERTRREARSAARITHPHVIVVHDVVDDEGLPCIVMEYIPSVTLGDLVKSKGALPPAEAARIGSSMAAALRAAHDAGVLHRDVKPANVLLGNDGRIVLTDFGIAVQSGTPSLTRTGELVGSIQYLAPERLRSNIAEPGPACDLWSLGATLYQAVEGRPPFSRDTAIETAYAIAAEEYPPPRNAGDLAPVIAGLLVKEPGERMAAHEAERLLRAHTTGTGILLDDQPTRTQRAEVPAVPARKGRRGRRTALWSAAAMAVAASVTGGVLLWPWGGAEATSATPPGSKTAGHPSAPRPSAPPPVPSGYHIQKPGKGFSLPVPDGWTRKHPPGGDVAYVDPSGKVGLRINIVPFAGAKAPVQHWRETEEDQTRRENPGYERVRMDPTTFRGRPAGYWEFTFNGSAREFRAVEVAFSGSNGTQYVVYLCAPNDQWSRYRPVFDTALEGVRLHA, from the coding sequence GTGTCCGATCTGGGACGGCTCGTAGCCGGGCGGTACCGGCTGGTGGAGCGGGTCGGCCGTGGCGGCATGGGCACGGTGTGGCGGGCCGAGGACGAGCTGCTCGGGCGGCCGGTCGCGGTGAAGAAGCTGCTGGTACCGCCGCATCTGAACGACGACGAGATCGAGACGCTCTACGAGCGCACCCGCCGCGAGGCCCGCAGCGCCGCCCGGATCACCCACCCCCATGTGATCGTGGTGCACGACGTCGTCGACGACGAGGGCCTGCCGTGCATCGTCATGGAGTACATCCCCTCGGTCACCCTGGGCGACCTGGTGAAGAGCAAGGGGGCGCTGCCGCCCGCCGAAGCGGCCCGGATCGGCTCCAGCATGGCCGCCGCGCTGCGCGCCGCCCATGACGCCGGGGTGCTGCACCGGGACGTCAAGCCCGCCAATGTGCTGCTCGGGAACGACGGGCGGATCGTGCTGACCGACTTCGGCATCGCCGTGCAGTCCGGCACGCCCTCCCTGACCCGGACCGGCGAACTGGTCGGGTCGATCCAGTACCTCGCGCCGGAACGCCTCCGCAGCAACATCGCCGAACCCGGCCCGGCCTGTGACCTGTGGTCCCTCGGGGCGACGCTCTACCAGGCGGTCGAGGGGCGGCCCCCGTTCAGCCGGGACACCGCCATCGAGACGGCGTACGCCATCGCCGCCGAGGAGTACCCGCCCCCGCGCAACGCCGGTGACCTGGCCCCGGTGATCGCGGGTCTGCTCGTGAAGGAACCCGGGGAGCGCATGGCCGCTCATGAGGCCGAGCGCCTCCTGCGCGCCCATACGACCGGCACGGGGATCCTGCTCGACGACCAGCCCACCAGGACGCAGCGCGCCGAGGTCCCCGCGGTTCCCGCCCGCAAGGGCAGGCGCGGCCGCCGTACGGCGCTGTGGAGTGCCGCGGCCATGGCGGTCGCCGCTTCCGTGACCGGTGGCGTGCTGCTGTGGCCCTGGGGCGGTGCCGAGGCGACGAGCGCCACCCCGCCCGGCTCCAAGACCGCCGGCCACCCTTCGGCTCCCCGCCCCTCTGCACCTCCGCCGGTGCCCTCCGGATACCACATCCAGAAGCCGGGCAAAGGCTTCTCCCTCCCCGTACCGGACGGCTGGACCCGCAAGCATCCTCCGGGCGGTGACGTCGCCTACGTGGACCCGTCCGGAAAGGTGGGCCTGCGGATCAACATCGTCCCATTCGCCGGCGCGAAGGCTCCGGTCCAGCACTGGCGGGAGACCGAAGAGGACCAGACGCGCCGGGAAAACCCGGGCTATGAGCGGGTCCGGATGGACCCCACGACGTTCCGCGGCCGGCCCGCGGGCTACTGGGAGTTCACCTTCAACGGCTCGGCACGGGAGTTCCGGGCGGTGGAGGTGGCCTTCAGCGGCTCCAACGGCACCCAGTACGTGGTCTACCTGTGCGCCCCGAACGACCAGTGGAGCCGTTACCGGCCGGTCTTCGACACCGCCCTTGAGGGCGTCCGGCTCCACGCCTAG
- a CDS encoding alpha/beta hydrolase: protein MTTYAHRAFLLALSVATLATTVTAAAPVARANAPGTNGPALTWRPCAEPGGLSGQECAQLPVPLDYRDPDGPQIGLAVTRVRSERPAARRGTLLVIPGGPGESGLRRLKTEGPALRKAMAGAYDLVSFDPRGLGGSTRTGCALDAADRHLVTLRSWPGPDGEIAANAARSRRIAEACRRHGGAVLRSFSTANEVRDIDRLRRALGEEKLSAWAHSYGTYVGSVYAQKYPRHTDRWVLDSIDDPDPSRVGRGWLANIAAGADDRFPDFAAWAADPARESEGLRLARRPEDVRPLFLALAAKLDREPKESSTPGVPLTGNRLRQALQNALQSDGLFAEVGRLVRQAQDPAAEPVLPAAVAGPMPDQDAAVVMATVCNDVRWPAPSVPAHRRAVTADRARHPLTAGMPVNITPCNFWKAPAERPTRITADGPSNILMVQNRRDPYSPYAGALNMRRSLGDRARLVTLEHGGHGAYLSHGTACGDRTVTAFLTTGRRPQTDTRCTD from the coding sequence ATGACGACTTACGCCCATCGCGCCTTTCTTCTGGCGCTCTCCGTCGCCACCCTCGCCACCACGGTGACGGCGGCCGCCCCGGTGGCCCGCGCCAATGCTCCCGGCACCAACGGGCCCGCCCTCACCTGGCGGCCCTGTGCCGAGCCCGGTGGCCTCAGCGGCCAGGAGTGCGCCCAGCTGCCCGTACCGCTCGACTACCGCGACCCGGACGGCCCGCAGATCGGCCTCGCCGTGACCCGGGTGCGCAGCGAGCGGCCCGCGGCGCGGCGGGGAACGCTGCTGGTGATCCCCGGCGGACCGGGCGAGTCCGGTCTGCGCCGGCTGAAGACCGAGGGGCCGGCGCTCCGGAAGGCGATGGCGGGGGCGTACGACCTGGTCAGCTTCGATCCGCGGGGGTTGGGCGGGAGCACCCGTACGGGCTGCGCCCTCGACGCCGCCGACCGGCACCTGGTCACCCTGCGGTCCTGGCCGGGGCCGGACGGCGAGATCGCGGCGAATGCCGCCCGCTCCCGGCGGATCGCCGAGGCCTGCCGCCGCCACGGCGGCGCGGTGCTGCGCAGCTTCAGCACCGCGAACGAGGTGCGCGACATCGACCGCCTCCGCCGGGCCCTGGGCGAGGAGAAGCTGTCGGCCTGGGCGCACTCGTACGGGACCTACGTCGGTTCGGTGTACGCGCAGAAGTACCCGCGGCACACCGACCGTTGGGTACTGGACAGCATTGATGACCCCGACCCGTCCCGGGTGGGGCGCGGGTGGCTGGCGAACATAGCGGCGGGCGCGGACGACCGCTTCCCCGACTTCGCGGCCTGGGCCGCCGATCCGGCACGGGAGAGCGAGGGGCTGCGGCTGGCGCGGCGGCCCGAGGACGTCCGGCCGCTGTTCCTCGCGCTGGCGGCGAAGCTGGACCGCGAGCCGAAGGAGTCCAGCACGCCGGGCGTCCCGCTGACCGGCAACCGGCTGCGGCAGGCGCTACAGAACGCCCTGCAGAGCGACGGTCTGTTCGCCGAGGTGGGCCGGCTCGTCCGGCAGGCCCAGGACCCGGCCGCCGAGCCGGTGCTGCCCGCCGCCGTCGCCGGGCCGATGCCGGACCAGGATGCGGCGGTCGTGATGGCGACCGTCTGCAACGATGTGCGCTGGCCGGCGCCGTCGGTCCCCGCCCACCGGCGCGCGGTGACCGCCGACCGCGCCCGGCACCCGCTCACGGCCGGGATGCCGGTCAACATCACGCCCTGTAACTTCTGGAAGGCCCCGGCGGAACGGCCCACCCGTATTACCGCCGACGGCCCGTCCAACATCCTGATGGTGCAGAACCGCCGGGACCCCTACTCGCCGTACGCCGGCGCGCTGAATATGCGCCGGTCCCTCGGCGACCGGGCCCGGCTCGTCACGCTCGAACACGGGGGTCACGGTGCCTACTTGTCCCACGGCACCGCCTGCGGCGACCGCACCGTCACGGCCTTCCTGACGACGGGCCGCCGCCCGCAGACGGACACCCGCTGCACCGACTGA
- a CDS encoding PP2C family protein-serine/threonine phosphatase — translation MEYVTVTALSHPGLLREHNEDSLVAGPWTLCATMTENPQTLVFPLGTPLVVAVADGIGGQPAGEVASALAVRQLAALGPSLDTGEAVRDALNLCNDAVYAAGRDPELNTMGTTVAGAVVLAESLLVFNVGDSRVLDATADGLRQVSVDDSPPLSPGRRTTSLVTQALGGTPDFSAITPHVREAPLSAGDRYLVCTDGLTDPVPEDALNDLLQLHSGGRAAFELWKSAIEAGGPDNITLALITIGE, via the coding sequence ATGGAGTACGTCACCGTGACCGCGCTGAGCCACCCCGGGCTGCTCCGCGAGCACAACGAGGACAGCCTGGTGGCCGGCCCCTGGACGCTCTGCGCCACCATGACCGAGAACCCGCAGACCCTGGTCTTCCCGCTCGGCACCCCGCTGGTCGTCGCGGTCGCCGACGGCATCGGCGGGCAGCCGGCCGGTGAAGTGGCCAGCGCCCTGGCCGTGCGCCAACTGGCGGCGCTGGGCCCGTCACTGGACACCGGGGAAGCCGTCCGGGACGCCCTGAACCTCTGCAATGACGCGGTGTACGCGGCCGGCCGGGACCCGGAGCTGAACACCATGGGCACCACGGTCGCCGGCGCCGTCGTCCTGGCGGAGTCGCTGCTGGTGTTCAACGTCGGCGACAGCCGGGTGCTCGACGCGACGGCGGACGGGCTGCGCCAGGTGAGCGTGGACGACAGCCCGCCGCTGTCGCCGGGGCGGCGCACCACCTCGCTCGTCACCCAGGCGCTCGGCGGCACCCCGGACTTCAGCGCCATCACCCCGCATGTCCGGGAAGCACCGCTGTCCGCGGGCGACCGCTATCTGGTGTGCACCGACGGGCTGACCGACCCCGTCCCGGAGGACGCCCTCAACGACCTGCTGCAACTTCACAGCGGCGGCCGGGCCGCCTTCGAACTGTGGAAGTCCGCCATCGAGGCGGGCGGCCCCGACAACATCACGCTGGCGCTCATCACCATCGGCGAGTAG
- a CDS encoding site-2 protease family protein: protein MNGSVRVGQVVGVPLRMHWSVPLLVGLFAYGLGRQGLPVWTPGRSDAVYAVGGVAGAALLMGSLLLHETAHAATALRKKISVQDVTLWALGGTTRMGRPPDAAAAFAVAVSGPLISLVIGGVALGAGIGLHGLSGWAVPSVVLAWLGWANLFLGVFNLLPAVPLDGGRVVQAVLWWRTGDRERADLAASRGGQIMGLLLVAAGWISVLRGAPGGLWIVFIGLFIMIVAGAERRRAALHRALRGLRVGEAMTGPVATGADWLTVQRFIDEVAVHSRYSVLPLLDFEGRPSGIVQLRRLATVPAAGRETLRVREVATPLSQCAVAAPDDLLTEALDKLSLRTGARILVVDAGHLVGIVTGKDISRLMQRETLGGKESA, encoded by the coding sequence ATGAACGGCTCGGTCCGGGTGGGACAGGTGGTCGGGGTACCACTGCGTATGCACTGGAGCGTGCCGCTGCTGGTGGGCCTGTTCGCGTACGGACTCGGCCGGCAGGGCCTGCCGGTCTGGACGCCGGGCCGCTCGGACGCCGTGTACGCCGTCGGCGGGGTCGCGGGGGCCGCGCTGCTGATGGGCAGCCTGCTGCTGCACGAGACGGCGCACGCCGCGACCGCCCTGCGGAAGAAGATCTCGGTGCAGGACGTGACGCTGTGGGCGCTGGGCGGGACGACCCGGATGGGGCGGCCGCCCGATGCGGCGGCGGCCTTCGCGGTGGCGGTCAGCGGGCCGCTGATCAGCCTGGTCATCGGCGGTGTCGCACTGGGGGCCGGGATCGGGCTGCACGGGCTGTCCGGCTGGGCGGTGCCCTCCGTCGTGCTGGCCTGGCTGGGCTGGGCGAATCTGTTCCTGGGAGTGTTCAATCTGCTGCCCGCGGTGCCGCTGGACGGCGGCCGGGTGGTGCAGGCGGTGCTGTGGTGGCGCACGGGGGACCGGGAGCGGGCGGACCTGGCGGCCTCCCGGGGCGGCCAGATCATGGGCCTGCTGCTGGTGGCCGCCGGCTGGATCTCCGTGCTGCGCGGGGCGCCGGGCGGGCTGTGGATCGTCTTCATCGGGCTCTTCATCATGATCGTCGCCGGTGCGGAGCGGCGCCGCGCGGCCCTGCACCGGGCACTGCGGGGACTCCGGGTCGGCGAGGCGATGACCGGTCCGGTGGCCACCGGCGCCGACTGGCTGACCGTCCAGCGCTTCATCGACGAGGTGGCCGTGCACTCCCGGTACTCCGTGCTGCCGCTGCTCGACTTCGAGGGCCGCCCCAGCGGCATCGTGCAGCTGCGCCGGCTCGCGACGGTACCCGCCGCCGGACGGGAGACGCTGCGGGTGCGCGAGGTCGCGACCCCGCTGTCCCAGTGCGCGGTCGCCGCGCCGGACGATCTGCTGACCGAGGCGCTGGACAAGCTCAGTCTGCGGACCGGCGCCCGCATCCTCGTCGTGGACGCGGGGCATCTCGTCGGGATCGTCACCGGGAAGGACATCTCCCGTCTGATGCAGCGCGAGACCCTGGGCGGCAAAGAGAGCGCCTGA
- a CDS encoding transglycosylase family protein, with amino-acid sequence MPSPLAKRSVETLLSVLLVVLTVLGAAGPSAAAAGSPAGPGPDWERIAACESNGRWHINTGNGYHGGLQIDPATWRAYGGRRYAPRADLATRDEQIAIGERIVRDRGLSAWPNCARTTDSGDSTSRAAEQTPPDDPAPQAAPRTRSLTSPGHTTARTYVVQPGDCLSVIAERAHTPGGAKALYDLNKDTLDQGPDQIYPGQRLRLRA; translated from the coding sequence ATGCCGTCGCCCCTCGCCAAACGGTCCGTCGAAACGCTCCTGTCCGTGCTGCTGGTCGTGCTGACTGTCCTGGGGGCGGCCGGCCCGAGTGCCGCGGCGGCCGGCTCACCGGCCGGTCCGGGGCCGGATTGGGAGCGCATCGCCGCCTGTGAGAGCAACGGCCGCTGGCACATCAACACCGGCAACGGCTACCACGGCGGGCTCCAGATCGACCCCGCCACCTGGCGCGCCTACGGGGGCCGCCGTTACGCCCCGCGCGCCGACCTCGCCACCCGCGACGAGCAGATCGCCATCGGTGAGCGCATCGTCCGGGACCGCGGGCTGTCCGCCTGGCCCAACTGCGCCCGGACCACCGACAGCGGCGACAGCACCTCCCGTGCCGCGGAGCAGACCCCGCCGGACGATCCGGCCCCGCAAGCGGCCCCCCGCACCCGCAGCCTCACCTCCCCCGGCCACACCACCGCCCGCACCTATGTGGTGCAGCCCGGCGACTGCCTCTCCGTCATCGCCGAACGCGCCCACACCCCGGGCGGTGCCAAGGCCCTGTACGACCTGAACAAGGACACCCTCGACCAGGGTCCCGACCAGATTTACCCCGGGCAGCGGCTGCGGCTGCGGGCCTGA
- a CDS encoding 4-phosphopantetheinyl transferase family protein, which translates to METNAALLELCPQSPDQDVVAPRPRPGRARPALLAPGHPDPVATPVPVFVVPVGPAAAPHGPGTGLSPDDCAGLNGHSRATLGGAAGRRLRDRLPEQVSAAMAAAGHWELYGTRGLLVVACGDDARRMGFSVESVRPETSPPYTPYEVLTAHEAGLVAGCPAAGRDRLVTRYWVRKDAALQAVGRGLSLAPERIEAGFPGDHGTVRVPGFHGGEVLVAVRNFAFSPAYECAVAVPESLALAPAFCYSAG; encoded by the coding sequence GTGGAAACGAACGCCGCTCTTCTCGAACTCTGTCCCCAATCCCCTGACCAGGACGTGGTCGCCCCCCGGCCGCGCCCCGGCCGGGCCCGCCCGGCCCTGCTCGCTCCCGGTCACCCGGACCCCGTCGCCACCCCCGTCCCGGTCTTCGTCGTCCCCGTAGGGCCCGCCGCCGCTCCCCACGGCCCGGGCACGGGGCTCTCCCCCGACGACTGTGCGGGCCTCAACGGCCATTCCCGGGCCACCCTCGGCGGCGCGGCCGGCCGCCGGCTGCGGGACCGGCTCCCCGAGCAGGTGAGCGCCGCGATGGCCGCCGCCGGCCACTGGGAGCTGTACGGAACCCGCGGTCTGCTGGTCGTGGCCTGCGGGGACGACGCCCGACGGATGGGGTTCTCGGTGGAATCGGTCCGCCCCGAGACCTCGCCCCCGTACACCCCGTACGAGGTGCTGACCGCCCATGAGGCGGGCCTGGTGGCCGGCTGCCCCGCCGCCGGGCGCGACCGCCTCGTCACCCGTTACTGGGTCCGTAAGGACGCCGCCCTCCAGGCGGTCGGCCGTGGGCTGTCCCTCGCGCCCGAGCGCATCGAGGCGGGCTTCCCCGGCGACCACGGAACGGTCCGCGTCCCCGGATTCCACGGCGGTGAAGTCCTGGTAGCGGTACGGAACTTCGCCTTTTCCCCCGCCTACGAATGTGCCGTGGCCGTCCCGGAATCCCTCGCGCTCGCCCCGGCCTTCTGCTATTCGGCCGGGTAA
- a CDS encoding sensor histidine kinase: MWLRPFTNTHARGRPLPLRDLRLAVGFFAGCLILYVLGGPRVTGGDLPVWQAVLPVLVLCTATAFRSTVPLAAVAVGTLTVGVQMAAGGGLGPLLVYTDLLYAAALYGAPWLCRVLQFGTIAATLAATVALVLLGDRSEGVTTGVLIALVLISPVWTAVLIRNHKERADAERQRAAQIDRLAELDRKTVLQTERTRMARELHDLVANHLSAIAIHSSAVLSLTEAQREKDGTAEEDPVLQALSVIRENSVQGLAEMRRMVVLLRSDRGVADDWDRPQLNALGALVEQARPAADAAALTLHTDLPETFPEVSSVIEVTAYRIVQEALTNVLKHASAGRVRICCEAGGEQLTISVDSPLARPDGRSRQRPVEQLMTGAGAGLAGMSERAALVGGSFDAGPDRTAPGRWRVRAVLPLAQNP; the protein is encoded by the coding sequence GTGTGGTTACGTCCCTTCACCAATACGCACGCGCGCGGCCGCCCCCTGCCGCTCCGTGACCTGCGCCTGGCAGTGGGCTTCTTCGCCGGCTGCCTGATCCTGTATGTCCTGGGCGGGCCACGGGTCACGGGGGGCGATCTCCCCGTCTGGCAGGCCGTGCTGCCGGTGCTCGTGCTGTGCACCGCGACGGCCTTCCGCAGCACCGTGCCGCTGGCCGCGGTCGCCGTCGGCACGCTCACCGTCGGCGTGCAGATGGCCGCCGGCGGTGGCCTGGGCCCCCTCCTCGTCTATACGGATCTGCTCTATGCGGCCGCCCTGTACGGAGCCCCGTGGCTGTGCCGGGTCCTTCAGTTCGGGACCATCGCGGCCACTCTGGCGGCCACCGTCGCCCTGGTCCTCCTGGGCGACCGCTCCGAGGGTGTGACGACCGGCGTCCTCATCGCCCTGGTGCTCATCTCGCCCGTATGGACCGCGGTGCTGATCCGGAACCACAAGGAGCGGGCGGATGCCGAGCGGCAGCGGGCCGCCCAGATCGACCGGCTGGCGGAGCTGGACCGCAAGACCGTGCTCCAGACCGAGCGCACCCGGATGGCCCGTGAGCTGCACGACCTGGTGGCCAACCACCTCAGCGCCATCGCCATCCACTCCAGCGCCGTGCTCTCCCTGACCGAGGCACAGCGGGAGAAGGACGGTACGGCGGAGGAGGATCCGGTGCTCCAGGCGCTCTCGGTGATCCGGGAGAACAGTGTGCAGGGACTGGCCGAAATGCGGCGGATGGTGGTGCTGCTGCGGTCCGACCGGGGGGTGGCCGACGACTGGGACCGGCCGCAGTTGAACGCGCTGGGGGCGCTGGTCGAACAGGCCCGGCCGGCCGCCGACGCGGCGGCCCTGACCCTGCACACCGACCTCCCCGAGACCTTCCCCGAGGTGTCGTCGGTGATCGAGGTGACGGCGTATCGGATCGTGCAGGAGGCGCTGACCAATGTCCTCAAGCACGCATCGGCGGGGCGGGTGCGGATCTGCTGCGAGGCCGGCGGCGAGCAGCTGACCATCTCGGTCGACAGCCCGCTGGCCCGCCCCGACGGCCGGTCCCGGCAGCGCCCGGTGGAGCAGCTGATGACCGGTGCGGGCGCCGGGCTCGCCGGGATGTCCGAGCGGGCCGCCCTGGTCGGCGGCAGCTTCGACGCGGGACCCGACCGCACCGCCCCCGGCAGGTGGCGGGTGCGGGCGGTGCTCCCGCTGGCCCAAAACCCTTAG
- a CDS encoding response regulator, with translation MAQPVRESAADEPSGGPATAPAEDPAGRPPGIRVVVADDQAAVRSGLVLLLQTDPGITVVGEAGDGATAVRLAEELRPDVVLMDIQMPQLNGVAATRGIVERGLAEVLVLTTFDLNEYLFGALRAGAGGFLLKNAEPAVLVGAVRAVAHGEGFLTPAIARRLISEFAGRPAADPTLPAETAQALDTLTKRELEVLACIGRGLANSAIAETLDLAEGTVKTHTSRILSKLKLRSRVQAAILAQQHGIAGRG, from the coding sequence ATGGCACAGCCAGTGAGGGAGTCAGCGGCGGACGAGCCGAGCGGCGGACCGGCGACGGCACCGGCGGAAGATCCGGCGGGCCGGCCCCCGGGCATCCGGGTGGTGGTGGCCGATGACCAGGCGGCCGTACGGTCCGGGCTGGTCCTGCTGCTCCAGACCGACCCGGGCATCACCGTGGTCGGGGAGGCCGGCGACGGTGCGACCGCGGTCCGGCTGGCCGAGGAACTGCGGCCCGATGTCGTGCTGATGGACATCCAGATGCCGCAGCTCAACGGGGTCGCCGCCACCCGCGGCATCGTGGAGCGCGGCCTCGCCGAGGTGCTGGTGCTGACCACCTTCGACCTCAACGAGTACCTCTTCGGGGCGCTGCGGGCCGGGGCCGGCGGCTTCCTCCTGAAGAACGCGGAACCGGCCGTACTGGTCGGCGCGGTACGGGCGGTGGCACACGGGGAGGGCTTCCTCACTCCGGCCATCGCCCGACGGCTGATCAGCGAGTTCGCCGGCCGGCCGGCCGCGGACCCCACCCTTCCGGCCGAAACGGCGCAGGCCCTCGACACCCTCACCAAGCGGGAGTTGGAGGTGCTGGCCTGTATCGGACGCGGGCTGGCCAACAGCGCCATCGCGGAGACCCTCGACCTCGCGGAGGGCACCGTCAAGACCCACACCAGCCGCATCCTGTCGAAGCTGAAGCTGCGCAGCCGGGTGCAGGCGGCGATTCTGGCGCAGCAGCACGGGATAGCCGGGCGGGGGTAA
- a CDS encoding DUF5708 family protein, with product MKGIAIGIVVAIVGLALWLSTEEVENSVISLHKAGLILAIIGAAEALFALLGLGKKTKK from the coding sequence ATGAAGGGTATTGCCATAGGCATTGTTGTGGCGATCGTAGGTCTGGCCCTCTGGCTGAGCACAGAGGAAGTGGAGAACTCGGTGATCTCACTCCACAAGGCCGGGCTGATTTTGGCAATCATCGGCGCCGCAGAGGCCCTTTTCGCCTTACTGGGACTCGGCAAGAAGACGAAGAAATAG